The DNA region AACCTATATCCGATCACATCCCAGATGTTGCGTAAatgcctcaccaccaccactatcAGAATCCCCGATTCACCCCTTCCCAGTCTGGGTTatccctcttcgccctcacCAGATCACCCGGCCAGCTTCCTCCTGGAGCCTTCTGAGGATTCTGGATGCCCTGTTCACAGACTGCATCTCCCAGTTCCTTCTCAATTTCGAGCCTTGGTAACTGCCAGCGTATCACATCAGCCCAGGTGTCGATTAAttccggcggcggtggcgggtAGCTTCCAAAATCTGCCCTGACGCCCAATCGAAGGGCTCGGACCGTCCCTCCCAGCCGCTCTGCGATCCCGGGAGAGGTATGCAACGACATGGCGAGCCACGCGTCTCGGACCTCCTTCTCGGGGATGCCGTGTGCTCGGAGTAGGTTTTCAGCAACATCGGCCGAGACAACCTCGAATCTCTCTGGCACGTCGTTGTAGGTCGAGG from Podospora pseudoanserina strain CBS 124.78 chromosome 1, whole genome shotgun sequence includes:
- a CDS encoding hypothetical protein (EggNog:ENOG503P3FW) codes for the protein MCNPPRHQSTASTSSSPGIGPGVGTGTITAAVRALIPAHPVCTEALAVAKSILPASILYHSLRVYFYATAFMRLFEDFLPPGAHYAPSIRSTMASEYDNPTPSCTPRAAPHVLFVACILHDIGTASTYNDVPERFEVVSADVAENLLRAHGIPEKEVRDAWLAMSLHTSPGIAERLGGTVRALRLGVRADFGSYPPPPPELIDTWADVIRWQLPRLEIEKELGDAVCEQGIQNPQKAPGGSWPGDLVRAKRDNPDWEGVNRGF